The stretch of DNA TATATCCTTAACAAAAACGAACCCTACCAAAAGAAATATCAAGAAGGCCAATGCAAAAATAGTTACTTAAAAGGGAATAATTCCATTTTCCAAAAGAATACAATTAACCTGTGTATGATTTTTTTGATCATTAAAGGGGGGATTGAATTGCCCATTTTGGAAGTAAAGGAGCTTCGAAAGTCGTTTCAATCGGTAGTGGCTGTGGATTCAATTAGCTTTTCCGTAGAAGCTGGTGAAATATTTACGATTATTGGTCCTAATGGTGCCGGGAAAACAACAACTCTGGAAATGATTGAGGGGCTGCAAAAACCAGATAGCGGAGAAATCCAACTGAAGGGAATGAACTGGAAAGGCGATTCGACGCGCATTAAGCAAATCATCGGTGTCCAGCCGCAGACGAGTGCCTTGTTTGACCTACTTAACGTATACGAAAGTTTAGATGTGTTTGCAGGGCTCTATGAACGTTCACGCTCCATCGATGAGGTTTTGGAATTTATTAATTTAACCGACCATCGAAAAAAATTTGTCAAAACCTTATCTGGCGGGCAAAGGCAGCGGCTGGCGATTGGAATCGCACTAGTCAATGATCCTGATATTCTATTCCTAGATGAACCGACAACAGGACTAGACCCGCAAGCACGCAGAAACATATGGGATATTATCCTCAAACTAAAAGGCTTAGGAAAAACGACCATTTTAACAACGCATTATATGGAAGAAGCCGAAAAGTTAAGTGATCGTGTTTGTATTGTTGACCAAGGCAAAATCATTGCCTTAGATACTCCGCAGAACTTAATACAGCTTTTAGCAAAAGAACGTGAAATTCACCTGACTTTTCCTTCTAGTATGAAAGACGCCCAGAAAATGGTTCTGATGGTTAAAGCGTATCCTGGGGTAACAAAAGTGCATACAGATCAAAACAAGCTCATTTTTTCAACAGCAAGCCCAGAAGAATCACTCTATCATCTTTTTAAATATACGACAGAGAATCAAATCCTCGTTCAGCAAATTGGGATTAAAGATTTAAGCCTTGAGGATGTTTTTATTACATTTACAGGGAAAGAGTGGAGGGACTAAACAAATGAAACAGTTTCGTAAGCTCTTTGAGGCGAATTTCAAATCAACTTTCCGCGAAAAAGCAGTATGGGGCTGGTCCATCGCTTTTCCCATTTTACTTATGGTTATTTTCCTGACTATTTTCGGTGGATCCAATGACGGCGAATCTACCTTTGAGGCTCATATTGTAACAGTTATGGAAGAACCGAATGAACTTGCATCCAGAATACAATTAGTATTGAAACAAATACCAGTACTTACGTGGGAAAAGGATTCGACCGTTAGCCGTGCAGAGGCAGCGGAGTGGCTAAAAGAAAAAAAGATTGATGCAGCAATTGTTCTTCCAACTAGTCTTGACGCAAAGGGTGTAGAGCTACTATTAAATAAAGAAAAAGAAAATTCCATACTGAATCAAGCAATGGGCGGTATTCTTAACGGTGTTCTTCAAGAAGTGAACTATCAAATTGCAAATGTAAGTCCTCAGCTTACTTTGCAGACAAAATATATTTCATCTGGAAGTGATAAGCTGAAATATGTGGATTTCCTTTTCACCGGGATGATTGCTTTATCCATCGGGCAAGCAGGGTTATTTGGGATGGTTGGTATGATTGAAATGCGCAGAAATGGTCTTTTAAAACGATTAATGCTGACACCCATCTCGATGGGTACATTTGGACTAAGCCAGACTTTAGTTCGCCTCATACTCTCGATCATTCAAATTATCATCCTCACA from Cytobacillus dafuensis encodes:
- a CDS encoding ABC transporter ATP-binding protein, translated to MPILEVKELRKSFQSVVAVDSISFSVEAGEIFTIIGPNGAGKTTTLEMIEGLQKPDSGEIQLKGMNWKGDSTRIKQIIGVQPQTSALFDLLNVYESLDVFAGLYERSRSIDEVLEFINLTDHRKKFVKTLSGGQRQRLAIGIALVNDPDILFLDEPTTGLDPQARRNIWDIILKLKGLGKTTILTTHYMEEAEKLSDRVCIVDQGKIIALDTPQNLIQLLAKEREIHLTFPSSMKDAQKMVLMVKAYPGVTKVHTDQNKLIFSTASPEESLYHLFKYTTENQILVQQIGIKDLSLEDVFITFTGKEWRD
- a CDS encoding ABC transporter permease, whose product is MKQFRKLFEANFKSTFREKAVWGWSIAFPILLMVIFLTIFGGSNDGESTFEAHIVTVMEEPNELASRIQLVLKQIPVLTWEKDSTVSRAEAAEWLKEKKIDAAIVLPTSLDAKGVELLLNKEKENSILNQAMGGILNGVLQEVNYQIANVSPQLTLQTKYISSGSDKLKYVDFLFTGMIALSIGQAGLFGMVGMIEMRRNGLLKRLMLTPISMGTFGLSQTLVRLILSIIQIIILTFIGVFFFKASLHLNILSFLIVFIVGTITFSAFGFMISAFTKSMDGYMGLANIFSLLMMFLSGIFFELSMLPSYIKPIAVISPLTYFANGIRDSMVYGIGIMNSSFWVNIGVLVLWGIATFAVGAKFFKWRA